In one Rutidosis leptorrhynchoides isolate AG116_Rl617_1_P2 chromosome 8, CSIRO_AGI_Rlap_v1, whole genome shotgun sequence genomic region, the following are encoded:
- the LOC139861093 gene encoding uncharacterized protein: MGNKPVKQSDDLLVKVVPPVDRAYVRWLAKDLERIHGYVPRKPRAVKPPDHYIEYMRMNGWLDLDLNDPDLAHLFK, translated from the coding sequence ATGGGTAACAAACCCGTGAAACAAAGTGACGATTTACTAGTAAAGGTTGTGCCACCGGTAGATCGTGCCTATGTACGTTGGCTTGCAAAAGATTTGGAAAGGATTCATGGCTACGTTCCCCGAAAACCTCGTGCTGTAAAACCACCAGATCATTATATTGAATACATGCGGATGAATGGATGGTTAGATCTCGACCTAAATGATCCTGACCTTGCCCATTTGTTCAAGTAA